In the genome of Coraliomargarita algicola, one region contains:
- a CDS encoding sugar-binding domain-containing protein, which produces MMSNFFISFFAFLRAWRVAQDNWELKLLPYCCMLALSLAPSAHANGEATDVYQKENLIKNSNFDMPVTAGQRFPYWKANDACVIRESAEGQKYLSLTNDSEQQAVVCSQTIQVDPEWKQLKVSLRARINSLIPGKAENWHDCKLHFAFHDADGKVIQYAHPFIWKEAAPEWKQYSRVIDIPQNAKTANIAFALFNCVGSADFQGLVVEKLNETDSGVEVLKHGDDHAMKVPALGGILPDERFRWGQEPVEQESSVRATICLNGQWRFAPAELAEGAEDWGLMAVPGSWKAWGFVPSIVKSAESWKRVSRAGWDSAWYQRSIQIPQDWDGRQIVLDFKRLSTDGVVFIDGVRVGSVKFPGGLVDITDFCEAGKVQSLEVLVQANVLDEEIIRYMGPEAEQVTKQKASLRYKGIVGDVLLHSMPKDLQIEDVVVQTSTREESIQIEFSLEKAAGETVEIRASMINDSGALEKTFQVKSVVGSAGEVNAKWDWDDAKLWDIDQPHLYDLYLTVKTESGARDERRVQFGFREFWVEGRNFYLNGSQINLRPYRYRNVGGNLEAIEHWVKSYKELGFNFIELSCADISQRGTEDYDYLWVEMANRYGMLVSARTTDEGTIVSEQLTNPEMISYWKSQVERRFQGLMNEPSIVMWNFGFNRFGIGQDQNPAILGQWSEFKSTFPQWVQAKRSGFNAVKAIKEIDPTRLVYSHAGSFVGDVYTLNNYLCLIPLQEREEWLSQWAEHGDMPLMMVEFGIPIYATYQRGRKGIQVGETSEVLATEFTSAYLGTRAYELENEAYRDWIQTSFLEDEKYISTHFKLWGYDTTNEVGELFARNTFRSWRTAGISGGMLPWGLSLSKTFETWQCQPDGTGWRSNFEMTPPQVEWQPGRRGTYSDSLAKRNVRLDQIDSKPRDLIAREIVENNHETLVWIAGGTEHFTDKVHLFSPSETVTKQVALLNDTRRQQNYEWRAKVYYRNRLMQEVTKNGSLAPGQTLLDPLVFALDDDFSIQTEGDIVLEATIGQVLHEDQFAFTVIPHQAPVAVSESATLYVESITPQLKQSLIDLGWQVKPWQNEVGLVVVGRQTLEQVESVMPRLQQHLKSGGKAIVMSQTPQWLEQSLGWRSSLYSSRRVFPLESASEWASLDPELLRDWRGSSQLLPAVDPKIDNIKELTTAPKFGWRWGNRGVVSSCAIEKPHFGGWTPLLECEFDLAYSPLMELSYGAGLLVYCGLDFEDHLAVEPAAEHILAQLLKNVMAAKVTPKRETVFIGNAEDGSSLRLAGVQFRVGTSQTLPEDGLLILSADADISKDTVYDYAANGGHVFVLGQQSEGATNFGVTLVREDAFHGSLNVPDWDICRGLSQSDIRKRADGLAYLIADGCEVGADGLLGRKQLGEGQIVFSQITPALLNADQLSYMRYTRWRQTRAISQLLANLGASFVTDDQFFDAMPLEDSRRKINLASKWKAQLVTPLEPNGTVAYTDPGISDTARSLIATHVDERDFKTVSLPGEFEYYGHDWEVDGEVVFRKEITIPQEWSGQDLCLSLGSIDDFDQTYFNGIKVGEMDVNSPQFWSAKRIYTIPGSLVEAGTSVISVRVFDHMGGGGFTGHPEDMYLVPASYKERVVDHQFYHPDYRSDFVYGDEPYRYYRW; this is translated from the coding sequence ATGATGTCTAATTTCTTTATTTCATTTTTCGCTTTTCTGCGTGCTTGGCGCGTTGCCCAGGATAATTGGGAGCTTAAGTTGCTGCCTTATTGCTGCATGTTGGCACTGAGTCTTGCACCGTCTGCACATGCGAATGGAGAAGCGACAGATGTGTATCAGAAGGAAAACTTAATCAAAAATAGTAATTTTGATATGCCGGTTACCGCTGGGCAGCGTTTTCCTTATTGGAAGGCGAATGATGCATGCGTGATACGTGAGTCGGCCGAGGGGCAGAAATACCTTTCCTTGACGAATGACAGTGAGCAGCAGGCGGTTGTCTGTTCTCAAACTATTCAAGTCGACCCAGAGTGGAAGCAGTTGAAGGTGTCGCTTCGTGCGAGAATTAATTCTCTGATACCTGGGAAGGCCGAAAATTGGCATGACTGTAAACTCCACTTCGCCTTTCATGATGCGGATGGAAAGGTGATTCAGTACGCACATCCGTTTATCTGGAAGGAGGCAGCACCCGAATGGAAGCAGTATAGCCGTGTGATTGATATTCCACAAAATGCCAAGACTGCTAATATTGCTTTTGCTTTATTTAATTGTGTTGGAAGTGCTGACTTTCAGGGCTTGGTCGTTGAAAAACTTAACGAGACTGATTCAGGCGTGGAAGTTCTCAAGCATGGTGATGATCATGCGATGAAGGTGCCTGCACTCGGAGGTATCTTACCAGATGAGCGCTTCCGGTGGGGACAAGAGCCTGTTGAACAAGAATCTAGTGTGCGGGCGACAATCTGCCTCAATGGCCAGTGGCGATTTGCCCCGGCAGAGCTTGCTGAGGGCGCTGAGGATTGGGGTTTGATGGCTGTTCCTGGATCTTGGAAAGCATGGGGCTTTGTGCCGAGCATCGTTAAAAGTGCTGAGAGTTGGAAGCGTGTCTCACGCGCGGGATGGGATAGTGCCTGGTATCAACGGAGCATTCAGATCCCTCAGGACTGGGATGGACGTCAAATTGTGTTGGATTTCAAACGCCTTTCTACGGATGGGGTTGTCTTTATTGATGGGGTTCGCGTGGGATCTGTTAAGTTTCCTGGTGGCTTAGTTGATATCACCGATTTCTGTGAAGCAGGGAAAGTGCAGAGTCTTGAGGTGTTGGTGCAAGCGAATGTCTTGGATGAGGAAATTATACGGTATATGGGACCTGAAGCAGAGCAGGTGACCAAGCAAAAGGCGTCCTTGCGCTACAAGGGAATTGTTGGAGATGTGCTCTTGCACTCCATGCCTAAGGATCTGCAGATCGAGGATGTGGTTGTTCAGACATCAACCCGTGAGGAGAGTATTCAGATCGAATTTTCACTTGAGAAAGCTGCGGGTGAAACAGTCGAAATACGCGCATCTATGATCAACGATTCGGGTGCCTTGGAGAAGACTTTTCAGGTGAAGTCAGTGGTCGGATCCGCTGGTGAAGTGAATGCGAAGTGGGATTGGGATGATGCCAAACTTTGGGATATTGATCAGCCGCACCTTTATGATTTGTATTTAACTGTAAAGACCGAGTCGGGGGCTAGAGATGAACGTAGGGTTCAATTTGGATTTCGTGAATTTTGGGTCGAAGGGCGCAATTTTTATTTAAATGGTAGCCAAATTAATTTGCGCCCGTACCGCTATCGAAATGTTGGCGGGAATCTCGAAGCAATTGAGCATTGGGTGAAGAGCTACAAAGAGTTGGGCTTCAATTTTATTGAGTTATCCTGTGCGGACATCTCTCAACGCGGCACTGAAGATTATGATTACCTTTGGGTGGAGATGGCGAATCGATATGGTATGCTTGTTTCTGCACGCACAACAGATGAAGGGACAATTGTCAGTGAACAACTGACGAATCCAGAAATGATTAGTTATTGGAAATCCCAGGTGGAGCGTCGCTTTCAAGGACTTATGAATGAGCCCTCGATCGTTATGTGGAACTTCGGGTTTAATCGTTTTGGTATTGGACAGGATCAGAACCCAGCAATCTTAGGGCAATGGAGTGAGTTTAAGTCAACTTTTCCACAGTGGGTTCAGGCTAAACGTAGCGGTTTCAATGCGGTCAAAGCGATTAAAGAAATAGACCCGACACGTCTGGTTTATTCGCATGCTGGAAGTTTTGTTGGAGATGTCTATACGCTGAATAATTATCTCTGTTTGATTCCGCTTCAGGAGCGGGAGGAGTGGCTGAGCCAATGGGCCGAGCATGGGGATATGCCGCTAATGATGGTCGAATTTGGAATACCGATTTATGCGACTTATCAACGTGGGCGAAAAGGAATTCAGGTTGGAGAAACCTCTGAGGTGCTGGCAACGGAATTTACCAGTGCTTACTTGGGGACACGTGCCTATGAGCTCGAGAATGAAGCCTATAGAGACTGGATTCAGACCAGTTTCTTGGAGGATGAAAAGTATATTAGCACTCACTTTAAATTATGGGGCTATGACACGACGAATGAGGTGGGTGAGCTCTTTGCTCGTAACACCTTTAGAAGCTGGCGCACGGCTGGAATCAGTGGTGGTATGCTGCCTTGGGGGCTCTCGCTCTCCAAGACTTTTGAGACTTGGCAGTGTCAGCCTGATGGCACTGGTTGGCGTTCGAATTTTGAGATGACTCCTCCACAGGTCGAGTGGCAACCCGGGCGCAGAGGCACTTATTCGGATTCCTTAGCCAAACGAAATGTTCGGCTAGACCAAATCGATTCGAAGCCACGCGATTTAATTGCCAGAGAAATTGTAGAAAATAATCATGAGACCTTGGTGTGGATTGCGGGCGGTACCGAGCATTTCACAGATAAGGTGCACCTCTTTAGCCCGAGCGAGACTGTGACGAAGCAGGTCGCTTTGTTGAATGATACGCGTCGTCAACAAAACTATGAATGGCGAGCGAAAGTGTATTATAGGAATCGTTTGATGCAGGAGGTAACAAAGAATGGTTCTTTAGCACCCGGACAAACCTTACTGGATCCGTTGGTATTTGCTTTGGATGATGATTTTTCCATTCAAACTGAAGGTGATATTGTGCTTGAAGCGACGATTGGGCAGGTGTTGCACGAGGACCAGTTTGCTTTTACTGTGATTCCTCATCAAGCGCCCGTGGCCGTATCAGAATCGGCGACGCTTTATGTTGAATCTATAACTCCACAGTTGAAGCAATCATTGATCGATCTTGGCTGGCAAGTGAAGCCGTGGCAGAACGAGGTAGGACTCGTAGTGGTGGGGCGTCAAACATTGGAACAAGTCGAATCAGTTATGCCGCGACTACAGCAGCATTTGAAATCTGGCGGAAAGGCGATCGTGATGTCACAGACACCACAGTGGTTAGAGCAGTCACTCGGCTGGAGAAGCTCGCTATATAGTTCGCGCAGGGTTTTTCCACTTGAATCGGCATCTGAATGGGCGTCGCTCGACCCAGAGCTCTTACGCGATTGGCGTGGTAGCAGTCAGTTGTTACCAGCAGTCGATCCGAAGATCGATAATATTAAGGAACTGACGACTGCACCCAAATTTGGCTGGCGTTGGGGAAATCGAGGCGTGGTGAGTAGTTGTGCGATCGAAAAGCCACATTTTGGTGGCTGGACTCCTTTGCTGGAGTGTGAGTTTGATTTGGCGTATTCGCCCTTAATGGAGTTGAGCTATGGGGCGGGCTTGCTTGTCTATTGTGGGCTGGACTTTGAAGATCATCTTGCGGTGGAACCTGCCGCAGAACACATTTTGGCGCAGCTGTTGAAAAATGTGATGGCAGCGAAGGTGACTCCGAAAAGAGAGACCGTCTTTATCGGGAATGCAGAGGATGGGAGTTCGCTGCGCTTAGCTGGAGTTCAGTTCCGAGTCGGAACGTCTCAGACGCTGCCAGAGGATGGATTGCTCATTCTTTCGGCGGACGCAGATATCTCTAAAGATACTGTGTATGATTATGCTGCAAATGGAGGGCATGTGTTTGTCCTCGGGCAGCAGAGTGAGGGAGCTACAAACTTTGGAGTGACACTCGTGCGCGAGGATGCATTTCACGGTTCGTTAAATGTTCCCGACTGGGATATTTGCCGTGGTCTGAGTCAGTCGGACATTCGAAAACGTGCGGATGGACTGGCTTACTTGATTGCTGATGGCTGTGAGGTCGGTGCGGATGGTTTGCTTGGGCGTAAGCAGTTGGGAGAGGGACAAATCGTGTTTTCTCAAATTACGCCTGCTTTGTTGAATGCAGATCAGTTGAGCTATATGCGCTATACGCGTTGGAGGCAAACGCGAGCCATCTCGCAACTATTGGCTAATCTGGGAGCATCGTTTGTTACGGACGATCAATTTTTCGATGCCATGCCTTTAGAGGACAGTCGCCGTAAAATCAATTTGGCTAGTAAGTGGAAAGCACAGCTAGTGACGCCACTCGAGCCTAATGGTACGGTGGCCTATACCGACCCCGGAATTAGCGATACTGCTCGTTCACTAATAGCCACACATGTGGATGAAAGAGATTTTAAGACCGTTTCACTTCCTGGAGAATTTGAGTATTATGGTCATGATTGGGAGGTCGACGGAGAAGTTGTGTTTCGCAAAGAAATTACGATTCCTCAGGAGTGGAGTGGGCAAGATTTATGTCTGAGCCTCGGTTCAATTGATGACTTTGACCAGACCTACTTTAATGGAATCAAGGTCGGGGAGATGGATGTTAATTCACCGCAGTTTTGGTCGGCAAAACGGATCTACACGATTCCTGGAAGTTTAGTTGAAGCCGGCACTTCAGTTATCTCTGTGCGCGTCTTTGACCATATGGGCGGCGGGGGCTTTACGGGGCATCCTGAAGATATGTATCTCGTTCCCGCCAGCTATAAAGAGCGTGTGGTCGATCATCAGTTTTATCATCCAGATTATCGTAGCGATTTTGTTTATGGTGATGAGCCTTATCGTTATTATCGTTGGTAA
- a CDS encoding prepilin-type N-terminal cleavage/methylation domain-containing protein, translating to MLFSQMKRAFTLIELLAVIAVIGVLMAILIPVIAGVRARAHNVECVSNLRQIGTALGLYTGDHGFELVYNASGGNVTWVQSLGPYVGDLEKEDLIGWNPRPDELDVRPKSIWACPESSLLTKQGSYSDYAINTMINESPTTLVPPPRKNSRLQTLQEPAKLIAIGDAKPSEDSEYCTRGLGPWISYNNSGLDGRHDGMANVLFWDFHVEAIDPTTMPANSYETQHNPPWVDAL from the coding sequence ATGCTTTTTTCTCAAATGAAACGAGCTTTCACGTTGATTGAGTTGTTAGCTGTGATTGCAGTGATTGGGGTTTTGATGGCGATCCTCATTCCAGTGATTGCTGGAGTGAGGGCCCGTGCTCACAATGTAGAATGTGTGAGTAATTTGAGGCAAATTGGCACGGCTCTGGGCCTCTACACTGGAGATCATGGCTTTGAACTTGTCTATAATGCGTCTGGTGGGAACGTGACATGGGTGCAGTCCTTGGGGCCTTACGTTGGGGATCTTGAAAAGGAAGATTTGATTGGTTGGAATCCTCGTCCCGATGAACTCGATGTTCGTCCAAAATCAATTTGGGCCTGTCCTGAGAGCTCGCTGTTGACGAAGCAGGGCTCCTACTCGGATTATGCGATCAATACGATGATCAATGAATCGCCGACGACTTTAGTGCCTCCCCCGAGAAAAAACAGTCGACTGCAAACTCTACAAGAACCAGCAAAATTAATTGCTATTGGGGATGCGAAGCCCTCAGAGGATTCTGAATACTGCACACGAGGCTTAGGACCTTGGATCTCTTATAATAACAGTGGCTTAGACGGCAGGCATGATGGTATGGCCAATGTGTTATTCTGGGATTTTCATGTTGAAGCGATTGATCCCACTACTATGCCTGCGAATTCCTACGAAACGCAGCACAATCCGCCTTGGGTGGATGCTCTTTAA
- a CDS encoding alpha-L-fucosidase yields MTDTATREKSAASDVEAQHAINEITSFADEKASYQRTSHPDAQWFPEACLGMFIHWGISSVDGIGDLSWGCYHTVPGAQQKNTEVHGIYAAHAQRTPVKYWEQAEKFTCEDYDPEKWLSAARDAGVRYVVITTKHHDGFCLWPSEYGDFSPKNYLNGRDLLGEFVAAARKYDVKIGFYYSPPDWRFYQDYVNFGRDSKKPLDKNHEPYPGNKMPERSPELLEAYRTHVNGHVRELLTRYGQIDVLWFDGRLPDGSMTIEEIREIQPGILINPRGHGYGDFNTPECKFPERERVEGSWWEYCHVFSDGAWGYMEHETYKPIGWFLEEFTKARAWGGNWLPNVGPDAKGRLPDAFFKRMEQLKEWMSHSGESVIGTTPGNWPEDSNVPITHKGDKTYAHVGWLFDYPVEIKCLKEAPKSVQLLKTGEAIPYEYVDGVLSFHLHKNHRDLRTTVIVIE; encoded by the coding sequence ATGACTGATACCGCAACACGCGAGAAAAGCGCAGCTTCTGATGTTGAAGCGCAACACGCAATTAATGAAATTACCTCGTTTGCCGATGAGAAGGCGAGTTACCAACGCACGAGCCACCCGGATGCGCAGTGGTTTCCCGAAGCCTGTTTAGGCATGTTTATTCACTGGGGGATTTCAAGTGTTGATGGTATCGGCGACCTGTCTTGGGGATGTTACCACACCGTGCCGGGCGCGCAGCAAAAGAATACTGAAGTGCATGGAATCTATGCGGCGCATGCCCAACGGACGCCAGTGAAGTATTGGGAGCAAGCGGAGAAGTTTACCTGTGAGGATTACGACCCGGAGAAATGGTTGTCGGCGGCCCGTGATGCCGGCGTGCGTTATGTCGTGATTACCACCAAGCATCACGATGGTTTTTGCCTGTGGCCGAGCGAGTATGGCGATTTCAGTCCTAAAAACTATTTGAACGGTCGCGATTTACTGGGTGAATTTGTGGCTGCGGCGCGTAAGTATGACGTCAAAATCGGTTTCTACTATTCGCCGCCTGATTGGCGCTTTTATCAGGATTACGTGAACTTCGGCCGTGATTCTAAGAAGCCTTTGGACAAGAATCATGAGCCTTATCCCGGCAACAAAATGCCGGAGCGGAGTCCAGAATTGCTGGAAGCCTATCGTACCCACGTCAACGGACACGTGCGCGAATTGCTGACTCGCTATGGCCAGATCGATGTGTTGTGGTTTGACGGTCGTTTGCCGGATGGCTCGATGACGATCGAGGAAATTCGCGAGATCCAGCCCGGTATTTTGATTAATCCGCGAGGCCATGGCTACGGCGATTTCAATACTCCAGAGTGCAAATTTCCTGAGCGTGAGCGGGTGGAGGGCAGTTGGTGGGAGTATTGTCACGTCTTCTCCGACGGCGCATGGGGCTATATGGAACACGAAACATATAAGCCAATTGGCTGGTTTCTCGAAGAGTTTACCAAAGCCCGTGCATGGGGCGGCAATTGGCTGCCAAATGTGGGGCCCGATGCCAAGGGGCGTTTGCCTGATGCCTTTTTCAAGCGTATGGAGCAGCTTAAAGAATGGATGTCACACAGTGGCGAATCAGTCATTGGCACCACTCCGGGAAATTGGCCCGAAGATTCCAATGTTCCCATTACTCACAAGGGCGATAAAACTTATGCGCACGTCGGGTGGCTTTTTGATTATCCCGTTGAAATCAAGTGCCTGAAGGAAGCACCGAAGTCGGTTCAACTATTGAAGACCGGCGAGGCAATTCCTTACGAGTATGTCGATGGGGTTTTGAGTTTCCATCTTCATAAAAACCATCGTGATTTACGCACTACGGTCATTGTGATCGAGTAG
- a CDS encoding DUF4886 domain-containing protein, with protein MKRYPKFILILFITLCSGVLLAAEDRIQILGVGNSFTANSMRFLPQIIESNPDLAADVAYAYIGGCPLDRHVTLAEAYEMDATQGREYSYIFNGKSKKKQATLREMLEDQKWDYITIQQVSSKSYKIETFYPYAERLIRYIQKYAPEAEIVIHETWAHSIDSYRVKAWDLSPDAMYAKLHAAYGQIGEEFGLRIIPVGTAFQNAKKRPLWDYQATRIDTKSLSYPEDKQGLPDQSKSLHSIFSWRQSKDGSWSVGNDGFHANRNGEYLGGLVWYEFFFNADAREVSYKPEQLTEAQAVSLREVAHETVSAL; from the coding sequence ATGAAAAGATACCCAAAATTCATTCTGATCCTGTTCATTACGCTTTGTTCAGGCGTGCTGTTGGCCGCTGAAGATCGCATCCAAATATTGGGAGTGGGGAACAGCTTTACCGCGAATTCGATGCGTTTTCTGCCGCAGATCATTGAGTCGAATCCGGATCTTGCCGCAGATGTGGCTTATGCCTATATCGGTGGCTGCCCGCTGGATAGACATGTCACGCTTGCGGAAGCGTATGAAATGGATGCGACGCAAGGGAGGGAATATAGCTATATTTTTAACGGTAAGAGTAAAAAGAAGCAGGCAACGTTACGAGAGATGCTGGAGGATCAGAAGTGGGATTATATTACAATTCAGCAAGTCAGTTCGAAGAGCTATAAAATCGAAACTTTCTATCCCTATGCAGAGCGCCTGATTCGTTATATTCAAAAGTATGCGCCTGAAGCAGAAATTGTTATTCATGAGACATGGGCACACAGCATTGATAGCTATCGGGTGAAGGCATGGGACTTAAGCCCAGACGCGATGTATGCGAAATTGCATGCCGCCTACGGGCAGATCGGCGAAGAGTTTGGCCTGCGCATTATCCCCGTCGGGACCGCGTTTCAAAATGCGAAGAAACGACCTCTTTGGGATTACCAAGCGACAAGGATCGATACTAAGAGTCTGTCCTATCCTGAAGACAAGCAGGGCTTGCCCGATCAAAGCAAGAGCCTTCACTCGATTTTTTCCTGGCGTCAAAGTAAGGATGGTTCTTGGAGCGTTGGCAATGACGGCTTTCATGCGAACCGAAATGGCGAATACCTCGGTGGTCTCGTTTGGTACGAATTCTTCTTTAACGCTGATGCGCGTGAGGTGAGCTACAAGCCCGAACAATTAACTGAAGCTCAAGCCGTCTCCTTGCGAGAGGTCGCGCACGAAACTGTCAGCGCTCTGTAA
- a CDS encoding SGNH/GDSL hydrolase family protein, giving the protein MTSLLYLLAVLCLVGLSTRSMARVPFEDGDRWTMVGDSITHGGEYHTWVYLYCLTRFPELELSVANAGNSGDDAHGALERYDWDIQPKGATVASVMFGMNDVRREIYGDVPDTPQVRDQRIYILEGYRSFMNQLVQRLREDGARLILMTPTIYDETAQHQTEVLTGVNGALGACAAYVTQLAASTGATLIDFYGPMNEINARMQAVDPAASLIKRDRVHPNSVGQFVMAYLFLKAVDAPGLVSRVHVDVEQTQFIASDNASVGDLVAKDATVSFTVLEQAIPFPVGKAQQAALEWVPFQNELNRQTLRVSGLQPGEYVLTIDGQRVRDFQAEALSAGVNLALEVNTPQAKQAAEVLKLMQLWHTKALEYRSIPTFEFWNLGHMLQPVSEEAACEYVAAEIEQLKEFTEGPQLWRRKSLTRYLERKPREALIAAEMENLISQARAAAQPQSHHYQLKRIE; this is encoded by the coding sequence ATGACCTCCCTGCTGTATCTCTTAGCTGTACTTTGTCTTGTCGGGTTGTCGACTCGCTCGATGGCGCGAGTTCCCTTTGAGGATGGGGACCGCTGGACGATGGTGGGTGATAGTATCACTCATGGCGGCGAATATCATACCTGGGTATATCTCTATTGTTTGACGCGATTCCCTGAGCTTGAACTGAGTGTCGCCAATGCGGGTAACTCGGGCGATGATGCGCATGGAGCACTGGAGCGTTACGATTGGGACATCCAACCGAAGGGCGCGACCGTGGCTTCCGTTATGTTTGGAATGAATGATGTGCGGCGCGAAATCTACGGCGATGTGCCGGACACGCCTCAAGTGCGGGATCAGCGCATTTACATTCTGGAAGGCTATCGCAGTTTTATGAATCAGCTCGTGCAACGTCTGCGGGAAGATGGGGCGCGATTGATTTTGATGACACCTACGATTTATGATGAGACCGCGCAGCACCAAACGGAGGTCTTAACGGGGGTGAATGGTGCGCTTGGAGCCTGCGCGGCCTATGTCACGCAGCTTGCTGCGTCGACTGGTGCGACATTGATTGATTTTTATGGGCCGATGAATGAGATCAATGCACGTATGCAAGCGGTGGACCCAGCCGCTAGTTTGATTAAAAGGGACCGAGTGCATCCTAATTCTGTGGGGCAATTCGTGATGGCGTATCTTTTTCTGAAAGCAGTGGACGCGCCCGGACTGGTCTCTCGGGTGCATGTAGATGTCGAGCAAACTCAATTTATTGCTTCTGACAATGCATCGGTTGGTGACTTGGTGGCCAAGGATGCTACGGTTTCGTTTACAGTGTTGGAGCAGGCCATTCCCTTTCCTGTCGGCAAGGCGCAGCAAGCGGCGCTCGAATGGGTGCCTTTTCAAAATGAGTTAAACCGCCAGACCTTACGCGTGAGTGGCCTGCAGCCGGGAGAGTATGTGCTCACAATCGATGGGCAGCGAGTGCGAGATTTTCAAGCGGAAGCGTTGTCTGCGGGCGTCAATCTCGCTTTGGAAGTAAACACACCACAGGCGAAGCAGGCGGCTGAAGTCTTAAAGCTTATGCAGCTTTGGCACACTAAAGCTTTGGAGTATCGTTCAATTCCTACATTTGAATTTTGGAATTTGGGGCATATGCTTCAGCCGGTATCTGAAGAGGCTGCGTGTGAATATGTAGCGGCTGAGATCGAACAGCTCAAAGAGTTTACCGAAGGCCCCCAGTTGTGGCGTCGTAAGTCCTTGACGCGTTATCTTGAGCGCAAGCCGCGCGAGGCACTGATTGCCGCTGAGATGGAAAACCTGATTTCGCAGGCGCGCGCCGCAGCTCAACCGCAATCACATCACTATCAATTAAAACGTATTGAATAA
- a CDS encoding PEP-CTERM sorting domain-containing protein (PEP-CTERM proteins occur, often in large numbers, in the proteomes of bacteria that also encode an exosortase, a predicted intramembrane cysteine proteinase. The presence of a PEP-CTERM domain at a protein's C-terminus predicts cleavage within the sorting domain, followed by covalent anchoring to some some component of the (usually Gram-negative) cell surface. Many PEP-CTERM proteins exhibit an unusual sequence composition that includes large numbers of potential glycosylation sites. Expression of one such protein has been shown restore the ability of a bacterium to form floc, a type of biofilm.), with translation MNNIPQNTVNVVNSLPSTVKDSMSAKGSLRHYALPAFIMAVTSTLAHAETEIVSYDFDALSNGALTGSTTPGDVSNQDGWYTDANNGGSPIIWDVVTTSGGIYDGDKAIQSSGRAIKAYDNSFFESTTGSVAFDFTFSLKGEWQSLKMGLAGDGTVSSLASYQINTDRYSPIIGVGSQSPSNGIYFSLAGIPTYNSPWATSTVQVTGLDITDYYTVRLVVDPDANAGSGSGTVYYRNETDAGEWTIVGGTLEDFDLNLENSASGNTISDWNQVYFNGGDGNKPTKSEVIGYSISSIPEPSAMSLLLGCAVGFLAFVRRKRS, from the coding sequence ATGAATAATATACCTCAAAATACTGTTAATGTAGTTAATTCTCTTCCGTCCACTGTGAAGGATTCTATGTCCGCTAAAGGTAGTCTCCGGCACTATGCCTTACCTGCGTTTATTATGGCTGTTACTTCTACCTTGGCTCATGCAGAAACAGAAATTGTATCATATGATTTTGATGCATTAAGTAATGGAGCTCTGACTGGCAGCACAACACCAGGCGACGTGTCTAATCAAGATGGATGGTATACGGATGCGAACAATGGTGGCAGTCCGATCATTTGGGATGTCGTCACGACTTCGGGAGGGATTTATGATGGAGACAAGGCAATTCAAAGTTCTGGTCGTGCTATAAAGGCTTACGATAATAGCTTCTTTGAGTCGACGACGGGAAGCGTCGCCTTTGATTTTACCTTTAGCCTTAAGGGGGAATGGCAATCTCTTAAGATGGGATTAGCTGGCGACGGAACTGTTAGTTCTTTGGCATCCTATCAAATTAATACGGATCGTTATTCGCCGATTATAGGAGTGGGTTCTCAGAGTCCTAGTAATGGTATATATTTCTCCTTGGCAGGTATACCGACATATAATTCACCTTGGGCCACTTCAACCGTTCAGGTTACAGGTTTAGACATTACCGACTATTATACAGTGCGACTGGTGGTTGATCCTGATGCGAATGCTGGCAGTGGTAGTGGCACCGTTTATTATCGCAATGAGACGGATGCTGGTGAATGGACCATTGTGGGAGGTACACTAGAGGATTTCGATCTGAACCTTGAAAATAGCGCTTCAGGTAATACCATTTCTGATTGGAATCAGGTCTACTTTAATGGTGGCGATGGAAATAAGCCTACGAAAAGTGAGGTTATCGGTTATTCCATTTCTAGCATTCCTGAGCCTTCTGCAATGAGCTTATTATTAGGCTGTGCGGTCGGATTTCTTGCGTTTGTACGCCGTAAGCGCTCGTAA